A region of Haladaptatus caseinilyticus DNA encodes the following proteins:
- a CDS encoding PPC domain-containing DNA-binding protein, with translation MEYVDEANQFIVRLDPGDQVLDSLSQLRETESIESAFFTGIGAVDEVTLGHYDVERQQYHEETFKGEFEVTNFTGNIGPDKIHSHIQLGKRNFESIGGHCSGARVSGTFELIVQKGETPLRHQLDERTGLNVFEL, from the coding sequence ATGGAGTATGTAGACGAAGCGAACCAATTCATTGTTCGACTCGATCCTGGTGACCAAGTCCTTGATTCCCTCAGCCAACTCAGAGAAACTGAATCAATCGAGAGTGCGTTTTTTACGGGAATTGGGGCCGTCGACGAAGTAACACTCGGACATTACGACGTTGAGCGGCAGCAGTACCACGAAGAGACGTTCAAGGGCGAGTTCGAGGTAACCAACTTCACTGGAAATATCGGTCCGGACAAAATTCATTCCCACATTCAATTAGGGAAGCGTAATTTCGAATCAATTGGTGGTCACTGTAGTGGTGCTCGCGTTTCAGGTACCTTCGAACTCATTGTTCAGAAAGGCGAAACACCGTTACGTCATCAACTTGATGAACGAACTGGACTCAACGTATTTGAACTCTAA
- a CDS encoding IclR family transcriptional regulator, with product MTNKPNRIKAVKNVFEIVENVGELDGCGVRELADHMDIPKSTAHIYLKTLEDAGYAVKQNGEYQLSLRFLRVGGQIRHNNNLYQVGRNEIDDLALATGEVATIGCEEDGYRVMLYRTEPTGAIFNNAPTGEYTRMHWTALGKALLSQKSNEEITEIADSHGLPRATEHTISNCDALLDEIETIRSQGYAVEAEERVKGVKSVAILLESDFETPDAAISVAGPKHDYTPERIQEELLPALQNTANVVELKSKHY from the coding sequence ATGACAAACAAGCCAAACCGGATCAAGGCGGTCAAAAACGTGTTCGAGATCGTCGAGAACGTGGGGGAACTCGACGGTTGTGGGGTCCGAGAGCTGGCGGACCATATGGACATCCCAAAGAGCACGGCCCATATATATCTCAAGACACTGGAAGATGCCGGATACGCGGTCAAGCAAAACGGGGAGTATCAACTTAGCCTCCGATTCCTAAGGGTAGGAGGGCAGATCCGACATAACAACAACCTATATCAGGTAGGCCGCAATGAAATCGATGATCTGGCACTGGCGACGGGTGAGGTCGCCACCATAGGATGCGAGGAAGACGGCTACCGGGTGATGCTGTATCGAACCGAGCCGACCGGTGCCATCTTCAATAACGCGCCGACTGGTGAGTACACCCGGATGCACTGGACAGCGCTCGGCAAGGCGCTACTGTCTCAGAAGTCAAACGAGGAGATCACTGAGATCGCCGACAGCCATGGGCTCCCACGGGCAACAGAGCACACGATCAGCAACTGTGACGCCCTGCTTGACGAGATCGAGACAATTAGGTCTCAGGGGTACGCCGTCGAGGCCGAGGAGCGCGTCAAAGGTGTCAAATCCGTCGCCATCCTACTCGAGAGTGACTTTGAGACCCCCGATGCTGCCATCTCTGTCGCTGGACCGAAGCACGATTATACCCCCGAACGAATCCAGGAGGAACTGCTTCCGGCGCTCCAAAACACAGCAAATGTGGTCGAACTAAAGTCCAAACACTACTGA
- a CDS encoding mannonate dehydratase yields the protein MVDLAVVQPPQPDERWQLAKQMGIENAVIHTLEIGDGKTSWSYHDLLRLKNWCEDAGLNISVIEGSVPLTDRVRLGREGRDEDIEEFKQFIQHCGQLDIPVVCYDWMIGIRWARTETHVEARGGSLVTAYSNDRMHRDGVEPAVNASSEDIWDALEYFLQEVTPVAEAAGVKLGLHPDDPPRESLGGIPRIVNSPEAYQRVLDIYDSEHNGITFCQGNFAAMGVDLPATIRRFGDRINFVHFRDVEGDANNFVETWHDEGPHDMLAAMEAYRDAVADNVVMRPDHVPTMVDEDNSNPGYHTKGRLFAVGYMRGLLEQTQQ from the coding sequence ATGGTCGACTTAGCGGTAGTCCAACCGCCACAGCCAGACGAGAGATGGCAACTTGCCAAACAGATGGGCATAGAGAACGCCGTTATACACACCTTAGAGATCGGAGACGGCAAGACCTCTTGGTCGTATCACGACCTTCTGCGTCTCAAAAATTGGTGCGAGGACGCAGGGCTAAACATCAGCGTCATTGAGGGGAGCGTTCCACTGACCGACCGCGTCAGGCTTGGACGGGAAGGTCGCGACGAGGATATTGAAGAATTCAAGCAGTTCATCCAGCACTGCGGACAGCTCGATATTCCGGTCGTCTGTTATGACTGGATGATTGGCATCCGCTGGGCGCGCACCGAGACGCACGTCGAGGCTCGCGGCGGCTCGCTGGTGACTGCGTACTCAAACGACCGGATGCATAGGGACGGGGTAGAACCGGCAGTCAATGCCTCGAGCGAAGATATCTGGGATGCGCTGGAATACTTCTTGCAAGAGGTTACGCCAGTCGCAGAGGCGGCGGGGGTGAAGCTCGGTCTCCATCCGGACGACCCGCCACGGGAGTCATTGGGCGGAATTCCTCGAATCGTCAACAGTCCCGAGGCATATCAGCGCGTCCTCGACATCTACGATAGCGAGCACAACGGCATAACGTTCTGCCAAGGCAACTTCGCCGCAATGGGCGTCGACCTCCCGGCGACGATCCGGCGGTTCGGCGATCGCATCAACTTCGTCCACTTCCGGGACGTCGAAGGTGACGCCAACAACTTCGTCGAGACGTGGCACGACGAGGGCCCCCATGACATGCTCGCGGCGATGGAAGCATACCGGGACGCTGTTGCCGACAACGTAGTGATGCGTCCGGATCACGTCCCGACAATGGTCGACGAGGACAACTCTAACCCTGGCTACCATACCAAGGGGCGGCTGTTCGCGGTCGGCTACATGCGAGGTCTGCTGGAACAGACCCAACAATAG
- a CDS encoding SDR family NAD(P)-dependent oxidoreductase — protein sequence MSDTFAGDAAIVTGASRGIGSGIATKLAEQGASVVVNYHSSKDRAESIVDEITDRGGEAVAVQADVSDEDDVVAMVEATVDHFGSLDVMVNNAGMTTVGPAEEITVKDWRQVIDVDLTGVFIGCRAAGRQMLSQDDGGAIVNVASMMGEMGFHMRAPYCAAKAGVINLTRTLAVEWAEDGVSVNALAPGFIQTDITDQTQDSVGYTDTDIRRRTPMARYGTVKEMANCVSFLARGDNYVTGEVLRADGGWASDAWRYRENRA from the coding sequence ATGAGCGACACGTTTGCAGGAGACGCAGCTATCGTCACGGGCGCATCGAGAGGTATCGGAAGCGGAATTGCAACTAAACTCGCGGAACAGGGAGCGTCAGTAGTGGTCAACTACCACTCTTCGAAGGACCGAGCGGAGTCAATCGTCGACGAGATCACCGACCGGGGAGGTGAGGCCGTTGCAGTACAGGCTGACGTGAGCGACGAGGATGATGTGGTAGCGATGGTCGAGGCGACTGTCGACCACTTCGGCTCGCTGGACGTGATGGTGAACAATGCAGGCATGACGACAGTCGGCCCAGCGGAGGAGATCACCGTCAAGGATTGGCGGCAGGTGATCGACGTAGACCTGACTGGCGTGTTCATCGGTTGCCGTGCCGCAGGGCGACAGATGCTCTCCCAGGACGACGGCGGGGCGATCGTCAACGTCGCGTCGATGATGGGTGAGATGGGATTCCACATGCGGGCGCCATACTGTGCGGCGAAGGCAGGCGTCATCAACCTTACTCGAACGCTTGCTGTGGAGTGGGCGGAAGATGGCGTCAGCGTGAACGCACTCGCTCCGGGGTTTATCCAGACGGACATCACGGACCAGACGCAGGATTCGGTAGGGTACACCGACACCGACATCCGTCGGCGGACGCCGATGGCGCGGTACGGCACCGTCAAGGAGATGGCCAACTGTGTGAGTTTCCTGGCACGAGGTGATAATTACGTAACCGGGGAGGTGCTCCGGGCCGACGGCGGATGGGCCTCGGACGCGTGGCGGTACCGCGAGAATCGCGCGTAG
- a CDS encoding TRAP transporter substrate-binding protein, translated as MVNGASGVSRRSLVKGLSTGVIASMAGCSGNSGGSEGNNSGGSGGGDADVSFTIASTFEPEHVLVKATKNFKKKIESESDGDVSVEISAGGSYGSEDEIGELVNQGGVEAHAAGSFPYFQYAPAYWFFGCPFVISDYDQLLSVLDSDKMQKGHDTLKKKGNQRPIGQQIYRGNRNFTSNKPIKSPQDVKGLNLRLPELDPWVATWKEVGASPTPIALDELYSALETGTADASEGGASQISSFNLNEVQSHLSLTQHLVANGNMYMNEQFFQGLDQTYRDMILELGEKATEEASQTAMDREENLIDELKSNGMTVVKDVDHEAFRSAAKPAVNRLFKNTWEFDWKTIQNL; from the coding sequence ATGGTAAATGGAGCTTCCGGTGTCAGTAGACGGTCATTAGTCAAAGGACTCAGCACAGGCGTTATCGCTTCGATGGCAGGCTGTTCGGGCAACAGTGGCGGATCCGAAGGAAATAACTCAGGCGGTAGCGGCGGTGGTGACGCTGACGTGAGTTTCACCATCGCTAGTACGTTCGAACCAGAACACGTCTTGGTCAAGGCTACAAAGAACTTCAAGAAGAAAATCGAATCCGAGTCAGACGGTGACGTTTCGGTCGAGATCAGCGCTGGCGGTTCATACGGATCCGAGGACGAGATCGGCGAGCTCGTCAATCAGGGTGGTGTCGAAGCCCACGCTGCCGGGAGTTTCCCCTACTTCCAGTATGCACCTGCATACTGGTTCTTCGGTTGTCCGTTCGTCATCTCGGACTACGATCAGCTCCTCTCGGTGCTGGACAGCGATAAGATGCAAAAGGGTCACGACACCCTGAAAAAGAAAGGAAATCAGCGCCCCATCGGCCAACAGATCTATCGCGGGAACAGGAACTTCACGTCCAACAAGCCGATAAAGAGTCCGCAGGACGTAAAGGGATTGAACCTCCGACTCCCCGAGCTCGATCCATGGGTGGCGACTTGGAAGGAAGTCGGAGCGTCGCCAACGCCCATCGCCCTCGACGAGCTGTACAGCGCTCTCGAAACGGGGACGGCCGATGCTTCCGAAGGCGGTGCTTCGCAGATTTCCTCGTTCAACCTCAACGAGGTACAGAGCCACCTCAGTCTCACCCAACATCTGGTGGCCAACGGGAACATGTACATGAATGAACAATTCTTCCAGGGCCTCGACCAGACATATCGGGATATGATTCTCGAACTCGGAGAAAAAGCGACTGAGGAGGCATCACAGACCGCAATGGATCGCGAAGAGAATCTTATCGACGAACTCAAATCGAACGGGATGACCGTCGTGAAGGATGTCGATCACGAGGCGTTCCGTTCGGCCGCCAAACCTGCGGTCAACCGGTTGTTCAAGAACACCTGGGAATTCGACTGGAAGACGATTCAGAACTTGTAG
- a CDS encoding TRAP transporter small permease translates to MEVDQSLDLRKDTLFDRAVLYTATALFTLTIVLTTVQVFVRWFNIPTFGVLHWTQPAAKFLFIIATYFGAAVAIRNGEHISIRFMLERIKNWNTNVGRLLSIFSDLIVIGFLGVALRATVVMATDAWSTSIGGIGFVTSGYIYFGISIGISLTILYAAVDLGVTMKRIATGFGTDGPETEIGEGTIDE, encoded by the coding sequence ATGGAAGTTGATCAATCACTCGATCTGAGAAAAGACACTCTCTTCGACAGGGCTGTACTGTACACAGCTACAGCCCTTTTCACTCTCACGATCGTTCTCACAACGGTGCAGGTTTTCGTCCGATGGTTCAACATCCCGACATTTGGGGTCCTTCATTGGACGCAACCGGCGGCAAAGTTCTTGTTCATCATCGCGACCTACTTCGGAGCGGCCGTCGCCATCCGGAATGGCGAACACATCTCGATACGGTTCATGCTGGAACGGATCAAGAATTGGAACACCAACGTCGGAAGATTACTCAGTATCTTCAGCGACCTCATCGTCATCGGGTTTCTCGGCGTCGCTCTTCGAGCGACGGTCGTGATGGCCACCGACGCTTGGTCGACGTCCATCGGGGGAATCGGATTCGTCACGTCTGGCTATATCTACTTCGGCATAAGCATTGGAATCTCACTGACGATATTGTATGCCGCCGTAGACCTCGGAGTTACCATGAAACGAATCGCCACCGGTTTCGGCACAGACGGGCCGGAGACGGAAATCGGGGAGGGAACGATCGATGAATGA
- a CDS encoding TRAP transporter large permease: MNELLVLSGLLLGVLLVLYALGVPVAIAMGSTVVIVMLSPYGNGINYGVIAQQLLYGLNSFTMLAIPFYLLLGRLMNRIGMTQRIFDLANSMVGQFRGGIAHVNIIASMIFSGMSGLAVADAAGLGRVEYAAMRDQGYEKDISLGVTGSSAIIGPIIPPSVPIIIYAVLAGESIGQLFMGGVVPGILIGLFLMMLVFVFVYLRGYETEDSFSLAQFWSCLKNAVFPLLAPVLIVGGIVTGLFTATEAGAIAVVYTVLLGAFVYSELTLGELVEELQYSMVETFSLTFIVGIASLYGLVALQLRLPILMANQITGFSSDPTIVMLLLVGVLLIVGTFMETIAAITILVPIFLPILKIANIDPIHFGIVMILTLMLGLLTPPFGVILFVLEKVTDASLEEVMRAIVPYYVPILLALLLTIFFPDIVMIPATEVMSG, encoded by the coding sequence ATGAATGAACTGCTCGTTCTCAGCGGGTTGCTGCTAGGGGTACTTCTCGTACTGTACGCGCTGGGCGTTCCCGTGGCGATTGCGATGGGATCCACCGTTGTCATCGTTATGCTCTCCCCCTACGGCAACGGTATTAACTACGGCGTCATTGCCCAACAGCTGCTTTATGGGCTCAACAGTTTCACGATGCTGGCGATCCCATTCTACCTACTCCTGGGACGGCTGATGAACCGCATCGGGATGACTCAGCGCATCTTCGACCTGGCCAATTCCATGGTCGGCCAGTTCCGCGGCGGGATCGCCCATGTCAACATCATTGCTAGCATGATCTTCTCGGGGATGTCTGGGCTGGCAGTGGCCGACGCGGCCGGTCTCGGCCGTGTGGAGTACGCAGCCATGCGCGATCAAGGGTACGAAAAGGACATCTCGCTCGGCGTAACCGGCTCCTCCGCGATTATTGGACCGATCATCCCGCCGAGCGTGCCGATAATTATTTATGCCGTGCTTGCCGGTGAATCTATTGGACAGCTGTTCATGGGCGGCGTGGTGCCAGGGATTCTCATCGGTCTGTTCCTCATGATGCTCGTGTTCGTTTTCGTCTACCTGCGAGGGTACGAGACCGAGGACTCGTTCAGCCTCGCTCAGTTCTGGTCATGTCTCAAGAATGCAGTCTTTCCCCTTCTGGCCCCAGTACTGATCGTAGGGGGGATCGTAACCGGTCTCTTTACGGCTACGGAGGCGGGCGCAATTGCCGTGGTTTACACGGTTCTCTTAGGTGCGTTCGTCTACAGCGAACTCACGCTCGGCGAACTGGTAGAAGAGCTCCAGTACAGTATGGTCGAAACGTTCTCATTAACATTCATTGTCGGCATTGCGTCGCTGTACGGGCTGGTCGCGCTACAGCTCCGGCTTCCCATACTTATGGCAAACCAGATCACCGGTTTCTCCTCCGACCCCACAATCGTTATGCTACTCCTGGTTGGCGTCCTATTGATCGTCGGAACGTTCATGGAGACGATCGCGGCGATAACGATTCTCGTGCCGATCTTCCTCCCAATACTCAAGATCGCGAACATCGATCCAATCCACTTCGGAATCGTAATGATCCTGACGTTGATGCTCGGTCTCCTGACACCGCCGTTCGGCGTTATCCTCTTCGTATTAGAGAAAGTGACCGATGCGAGTCTCGAAGAGGTGATGCGGGCCATCGTCCCATACTACGTTCCGATATTACTTGCTCTCCTCCTTACGATATTCTTCCCGGATATCGTCATGATTCCGGCGACCGAGGTGATGAGCGGCTGA
- a CDS encoding UxaA family hydrolase — MHHQILTCLPVPTRDQVERTLSGIACDPNAGAVLVVSSGTEIYDCSNL, encoded by the coding sequence ATGCACCATCAGATATTAACGTGCTTACCCGTGCCTACCCGTGATCAAGTCGAGCGGACGCTGTCGGGTATCGCCTGCGACCCGAACGCCGGGGCGGTGCTTGTTGTGTCGTCGGGAACAGAAATTTACGACTGCTCAAATCTATAA
- a CDS encoding SRPBCC domain-containing protein, whose product MRNNTDDGREPRNEATTDEDRSITVNRVIEATPERVYEAFVDPDELAAWLSPEGFSCEVHEFDATEGGTFRMSFTADIDELEPYAHTFHGTYEELSPGQRIVYTEEFESDDPGMTGEMTTTVTFEKVSDGTEVTAHQAGIPENIPPQDANEGWNDSLGNLADIVEEA is encoded by the coding sequence ATGAGAAACAACACCGATGACGGAAGAGAACCCCGGAATGAGGCAACCACAGATGAAGATCGAAGTATTACCGTCAACCGCGTGATCGAAGCCACACCAGAGAGAGTCTATGAAGCCTTCGTCGATCCTGACGAACTCGCCGCGTGGCTCTCGCCAGAGGGCTTTTCCTGTGAAGTTCACGAGTTCGACGCCACGGAGGGCGGCACTTTCCGCATGTCGTTTACTGCCGACATCGATGAATTGGAACCGTATGCTCACACGTTCCACGGGACATACGAGGAACTATCTCCTGGCCAGCGGATCGTCTACACCGAGGAATTCGAATCCGACGATCCAGGAATGACCGGCGAGATGACGACCACGGTTACCTTCGAGAAGGTCTCCGACGGGACCGAGGTCACAGCTCACCAGGCGGGAATCCCCGAAAACATCCCGCCCCAAGACGCCAACGAAGGATGGAATGACTCTCTCGGAAACCTCGCAGACATCGTTGAGGAGGCGTAG
- a CDS encoding ArsR/SmtB family transcription factor produces MVEQQPNDQDLDAIFKAIAHPIRREVLEQLADGPESVGEIADPHDVSLAAVSKHLHVLEDAGLLDIEKDGRVRRCHLNAAPLSEAFGWLTRYRVLWEDRFDALADHLEQEDQ; encoded by the coding sequence ATGGTTGAACAACAGCCGAACGACCAGGATCTCGACGCGATTTTCAAGGCAATAGCCCATCCAATTCGCCGAGAGGTCCTCGAACAACTCGCCGATGGCCCCGAAAGCGTCGGCGAGATCGCCGACCCACACGACGTCTCGTTGGCGGCAGTCTCCAAACACCTACACGTGTTGGAAGATGCAGGATTACTCGATATCGAGAAGGACGGCCGGGTTCGACGATGTCACCTCAATGCCGCGCCGCTGAGTGAAGCCTTTGGATGGCTGACCCGGTATCGCGTCCTCTGGGAGGACCGCTTCGACGCGTTGGCCGACCATCTGGAGCAAGAAGACCAATGA
- a CDS encoding mannonate dehydratase, whose amino-acid sequence MSNQTATSVATGRERFDQLPMRVAMGSYQPLTDEVLRLMQQLGVDDVLLTPHRHPGFESAMPMGRAWTIDEIREIQAKVESHDLRLFAFEKMPIPLYEILLGDGDREKKTEAIKTTIRNMGEAGVPVLGYSGHPPDGAVRTSRTVKIRGGAEASAFSMDDIDSETLLYDREYDEEEIWNAYESYLEEVVPVAEEAGVKLGIHPSDPPVERLGGVPLLFRNFENFKRALDLVPSDNHGLKFCLGCWSEMGENIPEVLRYFGGENIIYVHFRDVVGTVPSFHETFIDDKASNFDEYEVMRTLQDIGFSGVMTPDHVPAMEGDTEWEFGSVSGRTYTVGYLKGLLKAVREQTDV is encoded by the coding sequence ATGTCAAACCAGACTGCTACTAGTGTAGCTACGGGTCGCGAGCGATTCGACCAACTCCCGATGCGGGTTGCGATGGGCTCTTATCAACCGCTTACTGACGAGGTTCTTCGACTGATGCAACAGCTTGGTGTGGATGATGTTCTGCTCACACCGCACCGACATCCAGGCTTCGAATCAGCGATGCCGATGGGGAGGGCGTGGACTATCGACGAAATACGGGAGATCCAAGCAAAGGTCGAATCCCATGATCTTCGTCTCTTTGCATTCGAGAAGATGCCGATTCCTCTCTACGAAATCCTCCTCGGTGACGGCGATCGGGAGAAAAAAACGGAAGCAATCAAAACGACGATTCGAAACATGGGTGAAGCTGGGGTTCCAGTTCTCGGATATAGCGGGCACCCGCCAGATGGTGCCGTTCGGACGTCTCGAACCGTAAAGATACGCGGTGGTGCCGAAGCGTCGGCGTTCTCTATGGACGATATCGATAGCGAGACGCTGCTATACGACCGTGAATACGACGAAGAGGAGATTTGGAATGCGTACGAATCGTATCTTGAAGAGGTCGTTCCGGTTGCCGAAGAGGCAGGGGTCAAGCTCGGTATTCACCCGAGTGACCCACCCGTAGAACGCCTTGGCGGGGTCCCGCTCCTGTTTCGAAATTTCGAGAACTTCAAACGGGCGCTTGATCTCGTTCCGAGTGACAATCACGGTCTCAAGTTTTGTCTCGGATGCTGGTCTGAAATGGGCGAGAACATTCCGGAAGTGCTTCGCTACTTCGGTGGCGAAAACATCATTTATGTCCATTTCCGTGACGTCGTTGGAACCGTCCCGTCGTTCCACGAGACGTTCATTGACGACAAAGCAAGCAACTTCGACGAGTATGAAGTAATGCGTACGTTACAGGATATCGGTTTCTCCGGGGTCATGACTCCTGATCACGTACCGGCTATGGAAGGCGACACCGAATGGGAGTTCGGTAGCGTAAGCGGACGAACGTACACCGTCGGCTACCTGAAGGGGTTACTCAAAGCAGTTCGCGAACAAACAGATGTGTAG
- a CDS encoding nucleoside 2-deoxyribosyltransferase: protein MSLNIYFAAPLFTQAELEFNERVCGMLEDDGHDVFLPQRDGLESDTLSEEKGAGNAMQEIFELDRRNVLDADLVTATLDGRVPSEGVCVEMAFAYDHDIPVIALKTDRRTFGFREEYNAMLYGLFEEKVETPEELVATVRQYD, encoded by the coding sequence ATGTCACTGAACATCTACTTCGCGGCACCTCTGTTCACACAGGCAGAGTTAGAATTCAACGAGCGTGTCTGTGGTATGCTAGAAGATGACGGTCATGACGTCTTCTTACCCCAGCGAGATGGACTCGAAAGCGACACACTTTCGGAAGAAAAGGGTGCCGGAAACGCAATGCAGGAAATCTTTGAACTCGACCGACGGAACGTTCTCGATGCTGATCTGGTCACGGCGACGCTTGACGGACGCGTCCCATCCGAGGGAGTCTGTGTCGAGATGGCATTCGCCTACGACCACGATATTCCAGTCATCGCCCTCAAAACTGACCGCCGAACCTTCGGATTCCGTGAGGAGTACAACGCCATGCTGTACGGACTGTTCGAGGAGAAGGTCGAAACGCCAGAGGAACTCGTGGCCACGGTCAGACAGTACGACTGA
- a CDS encoding nucleoside 2-deoxyribosyltransferase gives MQIYFAGPLFNQAERDFNERVCNALEAEGYEVFLPQRDVGDIGELEVMNQEDVTTEDVLQEIFEIDRQGVLDADIVTATLDGRVPSEGTVIEAAIAYEHDIPVIGLKTDRRVFAMDEPYNAMVFGVLDDIVETPDELVNAVNERAAEIVSN, from the coding sequence ATGCAAATTTACTTTGCAGGTCCGCTGTTTAACCAAGCCGAGCGTGATTTCAACGAGCGCGTGTGCAACGCGTTGGAAGCCGAGGGGTACGAAGTATTCCTCCCGCAACGAGACGTCGGCGATATCGGCGAGTTAGAGGTCATGAACCAAGAGGACGTAACGACCGAGGATGTACTACAGGAGATATTCGAGATCGACCGCCAGGGCGTCCTCGATGCCGATATCGTTACTGCGACACTCGACGGACGCGTCCCATCAGAGGGAACCGTTATCGAGGCTGCAATCGCCTACGAACACGATATCCCGGTCATCGGCCTCAAGACTGACCGCCGCGTTTTTGCGATGGACGAACCGTACAATGCAATGGTGTTCGGGGTTCTCGATGATATCGTTGAAACTCCCGACGAACTCGTGAATGCAGTCAACGAGCGAGCGGCTGAGATCGTATCGAATTAA
- a CDS encoding IclR family transcriptional regulator: MKKAKNPVGAVETTIRIIEALEHLDGGTVTELAEYLGVTKGTVHNHLATLQEHQYVINRGSEYTLSLKFLVIGEYLRNNNVLYEHAKEELEALAEQTGEYAHLSTEQYGLSQKLHKVQGKNAVGSEYQKAKLQKPDCLHYTATGKVILAHLPEERVEEIIDHYGLPERTKHTITDRGELDEALEAIRERGFAFNDEEEVTRMRAVGAPICDSEGAILGAVSVSGPISRMKGEQFREEIPEKVVNTATIIEMNINMTERRGNMPNYV; this comes from the coding sequence ATGAAGAAAGCGAAAAACCCGGTTGGGGCGGTCGAAACGACTATCCGAATAATCGAAGCGCTCGAACATCTTGACGGGGGAACGGTGACCGAGCTTGCGGAGTACCTCGGGGTAACGAAAGGAACAGTGCACAATCACCTTGCAACGCTTCAAGAGCATCAGTACGTCATCAATCGAGGTAGTGAGTACACTCTGAGCCTCAAATTCCTCGTCATCGGTGAGTATCTCCGAAATAACAACGTCTTGTACGAGCACGCGAAAGAGGAATTGGAAGCCTTAGCCGAACAGACCGGCGAATACGCACACCTCTCGACTGAGCAATATGGGCTCAGTCAGAAACTTCATAAAGTGCAAGGAAAGAACGCGGTCGGAAGTGAGTATCAAAAGGCAAAACTGCAAAAACCGGATTGTCTTCATTACACGGCGACTGGAAAGGTTATCCTCGCGCATTTACCCGAAGAACGGGTAGAGGAGATAATCGATCACTACGGTCTTCCGGAGCGAACGAAGCACACTATCACCGATAGGGGTGAACTGGACGAAGCGCTCGAAGCCATCCGTGAACGAGGCTTCGCATTCAACGATGAAGAGGAAGTCACACGAATGCGCGCCGTCGGCGCCCCAATCTGCGACAGCGAAGGGGCCATCCTCGGCGCGGTGAGCGTTTCTGGCCCGATTAGTCGAATGAAGGGTGAACAGTTCAGAGAAGAGATTCCGGAGAAGGTGGTGAATACAGCGACGATCATCGAAATGAACATTAATATGACAGAGCGTCGTGGAAATATGCCGAATTACGTGTGA
- a CDS encoding SDR family oxidoreductase codes for MDYEIAGNTALVTASSSGLGKSSAIALASEGANVVINGRDEGRLEEAAEDIRSVAEGEVLTVRGDLTDPDDIERLVTRTVDEFGGIDHLVTNAGGPPSGSFMETDDEDWYAAFDLLVMSVVRLVREAAPYLSDNGGGTIVTITSRSVKEAIPSLVLSNAVRMGVIGLEKTLSKELAPEVRANAVLPAPHETARQQELIQAGVDRGEYESYEEGLERKGDINPLGRIGDPMELGDVVAYLSSEQSSFINGVAIPVDGGQGASNL; via the coding sequence ATGGACTATGAAATAGCGGGCAATACAGCACTAGTTACTGCATCGAGTAGTGGCCTCGGAAAATCGTCGGCAATAGCGCTTGCGAGTGAAGGGGCAAACGTTGTCATTAACGGCCGGGACGAAGGCCGCCTCGAAGAGGCAGCGGAAGATATCCGGTCTGTCGCGGAGGGTGAGGTTCTCACCGTACGGGGTGATTTGACCGATCCTGACGATATCGAGCGGCTCGTTACCCGGACTGTCGACGAGTTCGGCGGAATAGACCACCTCGTGACCAACGCCGGCGGCCCACCGAGCGGTTCGTTCATGGAGACGGACGACGAAGATTGGTATGCCGCGTTCGATCTGCTCGTGATGAGCGTCGTTCGACTCGTCCGGGAGGCTGCTCCGTATCTATCTGACAACGGTGGTGGTACTATCGTTACCATTACGTCCCGAAGCGTCAAGGAGGCGATCCCATCACTCGTTCTTTCGAACGCTGTCCGCATGGGCGTTATCGGACTCGAGAAAACGCTTTCAAAAGAATTAGCTCCGGAGGTCCGGGCAAACGCAGTTCTTCCGGCACCGCACGAAACGGCTCGCCAGCAGGAACTTATCCAGGCTGGTGTCGATCGAGGAGAGTACGAAAGCTATGAGGAAGGTCTCGAAAGGAAGGGTGATATCAATCCCCTCGGTCGAATTGGTGACCCAATGGAACTGGGCGACGTCGTCGCCTACCTTTCCTCAGAGCAATCGAGTTTCATCAACGGCGTCGCTATACCTGTCGATGGAGGACAGGGCGCTTCCAATCTGTAA